One window of Pseudomonadota bacterium genomic DNA carries:
- the ahcY gene encoding adenosylhomocysteinase, with the protein MDYDVKDLSLADQGYEKIEWAERRMPVLRKIRERFKKEKPLKGVRISCCLHVTTETANLVRTLKEGGAGVALCASNPLSTQDDVAAAIVKHLEIPTFSIKGENDNQYYTHIMKALAFMPNITMDDGADLVGALHMIALKRYEALHGTIKRWLKTLNEKKKKELVRGIIGGSEETTTGVIRLKSMEKEGVLCFPIIAVNDALSKHMFDNRYGTGQSTIDGILRATNVLFAGATFVLSGYGWCGKGVAMRAKGLGAHVIVTEVDPLRALEAHMDGFEVMDMGHAAPIGDIFITTTGDIHVLRAEHFKKMKDGAIIGNSGHFNVEIDIGALESMKKKKKRIREFIDEYTLSNGKKIFLLGEGRLVNLACAEGHPSDVMDMSFANQALCSEYMWKNGKQLKKKV; encoded by the coding sequence ATGGATTATGATGTAAAGGACCTGAGTTTAGCAGATCAGGGCTATGAAAAGATCGAATGGGCAGAACGAAGGATGCCTGTACTGAGAAAAATAAGGGAGAGGTTTAAAAAAGAAAAACCTCTTAAAGGCGTAAGGATTTCATGCTGTCTCCATGTTACCACAGAGACAGCGAACCTCGTGAGAACCCTGAAAGAAGGCGGGGCGGGGGTTGCACTGTGTGCATCAAATCCGTTAAGCACACAGGATGACGTTGCAGCTGCTATCGTAAAGCATTTAGAAATCCCGACTTTCTCGATAAAGGGAGAAAATGATAACCAGTATTACACACACATCATGAAGGCCCTTGCCTTTATGCCGAACATCACAATGGATGATGGTGCGGACCTGGTCGGCGCCTTGCATATGATTGCCCTTAAAAGGTATGAAGCCTTGCACGGAACGATAAAGCGCTGGTTAAAGACCCTCAATGAAAAAAAGAAAAAGGAGCTTGTGAGGGGCATAATCGGTGGGTCCGAGGAGACAACCACAGGCGTTATAAGGCTAAAGAGTATGGAGAAGGAGGGTGTGCTATGCTTTCCAATCATAGCGGTAAACGATGCACTCTCAAAACACATGTTTGACAACAGGTATGGAACAGGCCAGAGCACGATCGATGGGATTCTCAGGGCAACAAATGTACTTTTTGCAGGCGCAACATTTGTGCTATCGGGTTATGGGTGGTGCGGTAAGGGGGTTGCAATGAGGGCAAAAGGACTTGGTGCCCATGTGATTGTTACAGAAGTCGATCCTTTAAGGGCACTGGAGGCACACATGGATGGCTTTGAGGTGATGGACATGGGCCATGCCGCCCCAATCGGTGATATCTTCATCACCACTACCGGTGATATACATGTCCTCAGGGCAGAGCATTTCAAGAAGATGAAGGACGGGGCAATCATTGGCAACTCAGGACATTTCAACGTAGAGATTGATATAGGCGCCCTCGAATCGATGAAGAAGAAGAAAAAAAGAATAAGGGAATTCATCGATGAGTATACCCTTTCAAACGGGAAAAAGATTTTTCTTTTAGGAGAAGGGAGACTCGTAAATCTTGCGTGTGCTGAAGGCCATCCTTCTGATGTAATGGATATGAGTTTTGCCAACCAGGCACTCTGTTCAGAATATATGTGGAAAAACGGGAAGCAGCTAAAAAAGAAGGTC
- the metK gene encoding methionine adenosyltransferase produces the protein MGMSRFLFTSESVAEGHPDKVADQISDAILDAIIEQDKRCRVACETLVTTGLVFVGGEITTDCYVHIPGIVRDTVKEIGYNNSSMGFDWETCAVITSIDEQSQDIALGVNESESHEQGAGDQGLMVGFACNETAEFMPMTIAFAHKLVKRLSEVRKQNILNFLRPDGKSQVTVEYIDGTPQRVDAVVIAAQHNPDVTYNTLREGIIEEVIKKVIPLEMMDDNTKIYINSTGRFVVGGPKADCGMTGRKIIVDTYGGQARHGGGAFSGKDPSKVDRSSSYMARYIAKNLVAAGLADKLELQIAYTIGVAKPVSVMINSHGTSRISPDRIAEIVNELFDLRPRKIIERLDLLRPIFKKTAFCGHFGRNEPEFTWEKLDMVEEIRRKAGI, from the coding sequence ATGGGAATGAGTAGATTTCTTTTTACATCAGAATCTGTCGCAGAAGGGCATCCGGATAAGGTTGCAGACCAGATTTCAGATGCAATACTTGATGCGATCATTGAACAGGATAAGAGGTGCAGGGTAGCATGCGAAACACTTGTCACAACAGGGCTTGTTTTTGTTGGTGGCGAGATAACAACTGATTGTTATGTTCACATTCCCGGGATCGTGAGGGATACAGTGAAGGAGATTGGATATAACAACTCATCCATGGGTTTTGATTGGGAAACCTGCGCTGTAATAACATCCATAGATGAACAATCCCAGGATATAGCATTGGGTGTGAATGAATCCGAGAGCCATGAACAGGGTGCAGGCGACCAGGGTTTAATGGTCGGTTTTGCGTGCAATGAAACTGCCGAATTTATGCCAATGACCATTGCATTTGCCCATAAGCTTGTGAAAAGACTGTCCGAGGTGAGGAAACAGAATATCCTTAACTTCTTGAGACCTGACGGAAAGAGCCAGGTAACAGTCGAGTACATAGACGGGACGCCCCAGCGGGTCGATGCTGTCGTAATCGCTGCCCAGCATAACCCTGATGTCACATACAATACCTTAAGAGAAGGTATCATTGAAGAGGTGATTAAAAAGGTGATACCCCTGGAGATGATGGATGACAATACAAAGATATACATAAACTCGACCGGCAGGTTTGTTGTAGGAGGACCCAAAGCGGATTGCGGTATGACAGGGAGAAAGATTATTGTTGATACCTATGGTGGTCAGGCAAGACACGGGGGTGGCGCCTTCTCCGGTAAAGACCCTTCTAAAGTAGACAGGAGTTCTTCTTACATGGCCCGATATATTGCAAAAAACCTTGTTGCTGCCGGTCTTGCCGACAAGCTTGAATTGCAGATAGCCTATACAATAGGGGTTGCGAAGCCGGTTTCTGTGATGATCAACAGCCATGGAACCTCCAGGATAAGTCCGGATAGGATAGCAGAAATTGTGAATGAATTGTTCGATCTGAGACCGAGAAAGATTATTGAGAGACTCGACCTCTTGAGGCCCATATTCAAAAAAACAGCTTTCTGCGGCCATTTTGGAAGGAACGAACCGGAATTCACCTGGGAAAAGCTCGATATGGTGGAAGAAATCAGAAGGAAAGCAGGCATTTAA
- the ptsP gene encoding phosphoenolpyruvate--protein phosphotransferase translates to MNEETFVNRVLKGTGVSSGITTGRVYLLERGKIPINKRSIKEEQIEKDVLKFRHAIRTAIEELNIIKETILDDEIKRHAFIIDTHMLMLQDDFFINAVIDTIKEEKINVEWALDIVVSKFLASFDKVEDPYLRERGQDIKYIYERLIRILVKGKRSDISSKGMKEKAIIVAHDLSPADTIQLNLNKISGFATDMGGRTSHTSIVARALEIPAVVGTGNITSLIKNNDKIIIDGDEGVVIINPTQEVQKDYIAKQQHLRSQKREFLRIAKLKPETRDGFKLKVGANIELLAEIDIVERYGALGIGLYRTEYIYLSKKTLPTEMDHYHIYRKLAENKLLEYITIRTLDIGGDKFVSDIEVPKEMNPAMGLRAIRLCIKEMGLFKSQLMGILRASAYGPLRVLFPMVSGIDEVRKAKAVLKECMEELSHKKVAYNKDIKVGIMIEVPSTCMISDLLAQEVDFFSIGTNDLIQYTLAIDRVNEYVSYLYEPLHPAVLRMIKGTVMNAHANKIEVALCGEMAGEPLYVPILLGLDLDELSMNPYSIPRVKKVIRGLEHSYCKELLEEVLRTDSAKEGEYILRNEMARLFPGDFIKSYEE, encoded by the coding sequence ATGAACGAAGAAACCTTTGTAAATAGAGTTCTTAAAGGTACTGGTGTTTCATCCGGGATAACGACCGGTAGGGTCTATCTGCTGGAGAGGGGCAAGATCCCTATAAACAAACGGTCAATAAAGGAAGAACAGATAGAAAAGGATGTCCTCAAATTTCGACATGCCATAAGGACTGCCATAGAGGAATTAAACATTATCAAAGAAACCATACTGGACGATGAAATCAAAAGACATGCCTTTATAATAGATACCCACATGCTCATGCTCCAGGATGATTTTTTTATCAACGCTGTAATCGATACAATAAAAGAAGAGAAAATTAATGTGGAGTGGGCACTTGATATCGTTGTCTCAAAATTTTTAGCGAGTTTTGACAAGGTAGAAGACCCTTACTTAAGAGAAAGGGGTCAGGACATTAAGTATATATACGAAAGGCTCATAAGGATATTGGTCAAAGGGAAAAGGTCAGACATAAGTAGCAAGGGCATGAAGGAGAAGGCGATCATAGTTGCCCACGATTTGTCCCCTGCAGACACCATCCAGTTAAATCTCAACAAAATATCGGGGTTTGCAACTGATATGGGTGGAAGAACATCCCATACCTCTATCGTCGCAAGGGCACTTGAGATTCCAGCGGTTGTGGGTACAGGCAACATCACAAGCCTGATCAAGAACAACGACAAAATAATCATAGACGGTGATGAAGGGGTTGTTATCATAAACCCCACTCAGGAGGTTCAAAAAGATTATATTGCAAAACAGCAACACTTGAGGAGCCAAAAAAGGGAATTTTTGAGGATAGCAAAATTAAAACCAGAGACCAGGGATGGCTTCAAGCTTAAAGTCGGGGCAAATATAGAGCTCCTTGCCGAGATTGACATTGTAGAGAGATATGGCGCCCTTGGAATAGGTCTTTACAGGACAGAGTATATTTACCTGTCAAAAAAGACCCTGCCTACAGAGATGGACCATTATCATATATACAGAAAACTCGCAGAAAACAAATTATTAGAATATATCACAATAAGGACTTTAGATATAGGCGGGGACAAATTTGTATCTGATATTGAGGTGCCAAAAGAGATGAATCCGGCCATGGGTTTAAGGGCTATAAGGTTATGTATAAAAGAGATGGGGTTATTCAAATCACAACTTATGGGGATTTTAAGGGCAAGTGCTTATGGGCCTCTAAGGGTACTATTCCCCATGGTTTCAGGCATAGATGAGGTGAGAAAAGCAAAGGCAGTGCTAAAAGAGTGCATGGAAGAATTAAGCCACAAGAAGGTTGCATACAACAAAGATATAAAAGTTGGTATTATGATAGAGGTGCCCTCCACATGTATGATAAGTGACCTGCTCGCCCAGGAAGTGGATTTCTTTAGCATCGGGACTAATGACCTGATACAATATACCCTCGCAATTGATAGGGTCAATGAGTATGTTTCTTACTTATACGAACCATTACACCCGGCAGTACTCAGGATGATAAAGGGGACGGTTATGAATGCCCATGCAAATAAAATTGAAGTTGCGTTATGTGGAGAAATGGCGGGTGAACCACTTTACGTTCCAATACTCTTAGGATTGGATCTTGATGAATTGAGCATGAACCCCTATTCTATACCGAGGGTAAAAAAGGTTATACGAGGGCTTGAGCATAGTTATTGTAAGGAGCTGCTGGAGGAGGTATTGAGAACAGATTCGGCAAAGGAAGGGGAGTACATACTGAGAAATGAGATGGCGAGGTTATTTCCAGGAGATTTTATAAAAAGTTATGAAGAATAG
- a CDS encoding HPr family phosphocarrier protein, with amino-acid sequence MVEGIFTIRNRLGLHARAAATFVKKANEFKADVWMEKDGTRVNGKSIMGILMLACPLGSKVMLKVDGHDENDAFNELGKLIEDGFQEE; translated from the coding sequence ATGGTTGAAGGGATATTTACTATCAGGAACAGACTGGGTCTTCATGCAAGAGCTGCTGCAACATTTGTAAAAAAGGCAAACGAGTTTAAGGCTGATGTCTGGATGGAGAAGGACGGAACAAGGGTGAACGGGAAAAGCATAATGGGCATCCTGATGCTCGCATGCCCTCTCGGCAGTAAAGTCATGCTAAAGGTAGACGGTCATGATGAAAATGATGCATTTAATGAACTCGGAAAATTGATTGAGGATGGGTTCCAGGAAGAATGA
- a CDS encoding PTS sugar transporter subunit IIA: protein MTGIIVIAHFNLAREMVAATELIVGKQKQFEYVDIFPDEDVDKLKNKVVHALKGVNSGDGVLILTDMFGGTPSNISLSFLEEGGVEVVTGVNLPMLIKLTTYREGKSLDELANFITQYGQKNIYLATDVLKTRKKE, encoded by the coding sequence ATGACAGGAATAATTGTTATAGCTCATTTTAATCTTGCAAGGGAGATGGTAGCAGCTACCGAATTGATTGTGGGTAAACAAAAACAATTTGAATATGTGGATATATTTCCAGATGAGGATGTAGATAAGCTTAAAAATAAGGTTGTTCATGCATTAAAGGGTGTAAATTCAGGAGATGGGGTTCTTATTTTGACGGATATGTTTGGGGGTACCCCTTCGAATATCAGCCTCTCTTTCTTAGAGGAAGGGGGGGTTGAGGTGGTAACAGGGGTAAACCTCCCCATGTTAATAAAGCTTACTACATACAGAGAGGGGAAATCCCTGGATGAACTTGCCAATTTTATTACCCAATACGGTCAGAAAAACATTTATCTTGCAACAGATGTACTAAAGACAAGGAAAAAGGAATAA
- the rapZ gene encoding RNase adapter RapZ: MKAMILSGISGSGKTTFLRALEDAGYFCVDNFPLILLQKFLELCKLTGDKIMRCAFVVDVREREFFDEGKEILKNIKDKYGAELIFLESPDDILLKRFRETRRSHPLYNASNIKDALKEERELVKWIRNIADKIIDTSQFTPHELRRFVLNTYSQDEKRMKINLMSFGYAYGIPLEADMVLDVRFLPNPFFIEELKEKTGLSDEVKEYIKSNEVYKGYFHLLLDFLVYLIPLYEKEGKSYLTICFGCTGGKHRSVSIVSELAGQFSMMNYNVSTLHRDIDR; this comes from the coding sequence ATGAAGGCAATGATCTTGAGCGGCATTTCTGGTTCTGGAAAGACAACTTTTCTGAGGGCCCTTGAAGACGCCGGCTATTTCTGTGTAGATAATTTCCCTCTCATATTACTGCAGAAGTTTTTAGAATTATGTAAACTGACAGGCGACAAGATAATGAGGTGTGCCTTTGTTGTTGATGTCAGAGAAAGGGAGTTTTTTGATGAAGGGAAGGAAATATTAAAAAACATAAAAGATAAATATGGAGCAGAGCTGATATTTCTTGAAAGCCCTGATGATATATTACTCAAAAGATTTCGAGAAACAAGGAGGTCCCATCCATTATATAATGCCTCCAACATCAAGGATGCGCTCAAGGAAGAGAGAGAACTTGTAAAATGGATTAGAAACATCGCAGATAAAATAATTGATACTTCACAGTTTACCCCACATGAACTAAGGCGTTTTGTGTTGAATACATACAGCCAGGATGAGAAAAGAATGAAGATAAACCTTATGTCTTTTGGATACGCCTATGGAATACCCCTGGAAGCAGATATGGTTTTAGATGTGAGGTTTTTACCCAACCCCTTTTTCATCGAAGAATTGAAAGAAAAAACAGGTCTTTCCGATGAGGTAAAGGAATATATAAAATCCAATGAGGTTTATAAAGGATATTTTCATCTGCTCTTAGATTTTTTGGTCTACCTTATACCCCTATACGAAAAAGAGGGTAAGAGTTATCTTACAATATGCTTTGGGTGTACTGGAGGAAAACACAGATCGGTATCTATTGTGAGCGAACTTGCAGGACAGTTTTCGATGATGAATTATAATGTGTCCACGCTTCACAGGGATATTGACAGGTAG
- the hprK gene encoding HPr(Ser) kinase/phosphatase, producing the protein MKGITVKELKDNKVYGLELEAISGLKGLSRKIYNPRIQKLGLVITGHMVYLHPHRVQILGNNEITYLRSQPEAESKRIIKELCRHDVVCFIVTRNLKVPDYFLIETEEKGIPMLRTKLITSVFIERITKLLEEELAPSTTVHGVLMDIMGLGVLIIGRPGIGKSENALELIMRGHRLVVDDVVHVKKMGAIDLYGESPEMIKNLLEIRGIGIVDIGYLFGVSAVSDKKKIDLVVELMDWDDKLEYERVGLKEERYRLLGIDLPLVQVPISSGKNVSAIIELACRNYILKKQGIYTAKNLEERMLKSMEGKSNI; encoded by the coding sequence ATGAAGGGGATAACAGTAAAAGAACTTAAAGATAATAAAGTATACGGATTAGAATTAGAAGCCATTTCTGGTTTGAAGGGTCTTTCAAGAAAAATATATAATCCAAGGATACAAAAGCTTGGGCTTGTAATTACAGGTCATATGGTTTACCTCCATCCCCACAGGGTCCAGATCCTCGGAAACAATGAGATTACCTACCTGAGGTCCCAGCCAGAGGCAGAAAGTAAAAGAATAATAAAGGAACTTTGCAGGCATGATGTAGTCTGCTTTATTGTAACACGAAACCTTAAAGTGCCGGACTATTTTCTCATTGAGACAGAAGAAAAGGGTATACCGATGCTCCGAACTAAACTCATTACCTCTGTCTTTATTGAAAGGATTACAAAGCTTCTCGAGGAAGAACTCGCACCATCTACTACCGTACACGGGGTGCTGATGGATATTATGGGATTGGGGGTATTGATAATAGGCAGACCCGGTATCGGTAAAAGTGAGAATGCCCTTGAACTGATTATGCGTGGCCACAGACTTGTTGTTGACGATGTGGTACATGTGAAAAAGATGGGGGCTATTGATCTGTACGGGGAATCCCCCGAGATGATAAAAAACTTGTTGGAAATAAGAGGGATAGGCATTGTTGATATAGGATATCTCTTTGGAGTTTCTGCTGTGAGTGATAAAAAGAAGATAGACCTTGTTGTAGAACTTATGGATTGGGATGACAAGTTAGAGTACGAAAGGGTTGGTTTAAAAGAAGAAAGGTACAGACTCCTCGGCATTGATTTACCGCTGGTGCAGGTTCCAATAAGCTCGGGGAAAAATGTATCTGCAATAATAGAACTTGCATGCAGGAACTACATTTTAAAAAAACAGGGCATATATACAGCAAAAAATCTGGAAGAAAGAATGTTGAAATCTATGGAAGGTAAATCGAATATATGA
- a CDS encoding PTS sugar transporter subunit IIA produces the protein MRIEEILKESCVVADIKGKTKGETLFELVDVLKKANLIHNIEKAVNVILEREKLGSTGIGDGVAIPHGKMKGIHNIVCAFGRSKDGVDFDAVDRKPVHIFFLLLAPEDSASLHLKMLSRISKILRDPSFRKRLIDLTDAHDIYTNVVEEDRRL, from the coding sequence ATGAGGATAGAAGAGATATTAAAAGAGTCATGTGTTGTTGCTGATATAAAAGGTAAAACAAAAGGGGAGACCCTTTTTGAGCTTGTTGATGTATTAAAAAAGGCAAATCTGATTCACAACATTGAAAAGGCGGTTAATGTGATCTTAGAGCGAGAAAAGCTTGGGAGTACAGGCATTGGTGATGGAGTTGCCATACCCCATGGAAAGATGAAGGGTATACATAACATTGTATGTGCCTTTGGAAGGTCAAAAGACGGCGTGGATTTTGATGCAGTGGACCGAAAGCCTGTACATATCTTTTTCTTACTCCTTGCGCCTGAGGATTCAGCAAGTCTGCATCTCAAAATGTTATCCCGAATCTCAAAGATCTTAAGAGACCCATCTTTTAGAAAAAGGCTCATCGACCTTACAGATGCCCATGATATATACACGAATGTCGTGGAAGAGGATAGAAGACTTTAA
- the raiA gene encoding ribosome-associated translation inhibitor RaiA, with protein MDITISFRHIDPDENIKSYVEEKITRLQRYVEMPLDVHVVLSLERKYRHRVDVICTLNGVVINAHEVMDDMHAAIDKILDKLERRLTRYRDKLKKYREGKPKRTSSIGEEGSSKIIITKTIDAKPMDPEEAIMQLEASGDSFIIFRDRERDNVCVIYRRKDGNFSLIETVGKAP; from the coding sequence ATGGATATCACGATAAGTTTCAGACATATAGATCCAGATGAGAATATAAAAAGCTATGTAGAAGAAAAGATCACGAGATTACAGAGATATGTGGAAATGCCACTTGATGTCCATGTAGTGCTTTCACTCGAAAGAAAATACAGGCATAGAGTAGATGTAATTTGTACTTTAAACGGTGTAGTGATAAATGCCCACGAAGTAATGGATGACATGCATGCAGCCATTGATAAAATCCTTGACAAGCTTGAAAGGAGATTAACGAGATACAGGGACAAGCTAAAAAAATATAGGGAAGGAAAACCAAAACGTACTTCCTCTATCGGGGAGGAGGGGAGTTCAAAAATTATTATAACAAAAACCATAGATGCAAAACCCATGGACCCTGAAGAGGCTATCATGCAACTTGAAGCTTCAGGAGATAGTTTTATAATATTTCGTGACAGGGAAAGGGATAATGTATGTGTGATCTACAGAAGGAAGGATGGCAATTTTAGTTTAATTGAAACAGTAGGAAAGGCACCATGA
- the rpoN gene encoding RNA polymerase factor sigma-54 codes for MLELKQTQKLSLVLTQQLQQAIKLLQLSQLELIEAIEQELKENPILEEAEEKGTGEEPAEEKETTEEPVEEKDEVEEWLERFSPSEEFGGREEKEYPDYENVAKKTNNLRDYIRWQVGLADFDSNDRIVAEWIIENIDDNGYLAYPISEISRVSDITAESLEAVLKKIQKLDPPGVGARDLKECILIQYEMRGEKDPIFEQIITSHLELFQKNNLKEIAKKTGYPLEKIKEVFVKIKGFDPKPGKNYGDEYTSYVVPDVYVVKKDDGFEVFLNDEEIPELRMNRYYIELYTGKSVNLDTKRYIKNKIKQAEWFIKSIRQRQRTLYLTSKSLVQCQLEFFEKGIKFLKPLILKDVAQDIGVHESTISRVTTNKYMSTPHGIFEMKFFFPTGISKEDGNSLSTNVVMNLITEIIEGEDKRNPVTDDEIVPLLKEKQNIKIARRTIAKYRELLNISSSRERKALD; via the coding sequence ATGTTGGAACTTAAGCAAACTCAAAAGCTTTCACTTGTACTCACCCAGCAACTCCAGCAGGCAATAAAACTTTTACAGCTATCGCAATTGGAATTAATTGAGGCTATTGAACAGGAATTAAAGGAAAACCCTATATTAGAAGAGGCAGAAGAGAAGGGAACTGGAGAAGAACCGGCAGAGGAAAAGGAAACTACAGAAGAACCTGTAGAAGAAAAGGATGAGGTGGAAGAATGGCTGGAGAGATTCTCTCCCTCCGAGGAATTTGGAGGCAGAGAGGAAAAGGAGTATCCAGATTATGAAAATGTAGCAAAAAAGACAAATAATCTGAGAGATTACATAAGGTGGCAGGTAGGTCTTGCAGACTTTGACTCAAACGACAGGATTGTCGCAGAATGGATAATAGAAAATATAGATGACAACGGGTACTTAGCCTACCCAATTTCAGAGATTTCAAGGGTATCGGACATTACTGCAGAGTCTTTAGAAGCTGTCCTTAAAAAAATCCAGAAACTGGATCCACCAGGAGTTGGTGCTCGAGACCTAAAAGAGTGTATCCTTATTCAATATGAAATGAGAGGGGAAAAGGACCCGATCTTCGAGCAAATAATTACTTCACACCTTGAGCTTTTTCAAAAAAATAATTTAAAAGAAATTGCAAAAAAAACAGGATACCCACTGGAGAAAATAAAAGAGGTTTTTGTAAAAATAAAGGGTTTTGATCCAAAACCAGGGAAAAACTATGGAGATGAATATACCTCCTATGTAGTCCCTGATGTTTATGTGGTGAAGAAAGATGACGGATTCGAAGTGTTTTTAAACGATGAAGAAATCCCTGAACTCAGGATGAATAGATATTATATTGAGCTTTATACAGGTAAAAGCGTAAACCTGGACACAAAAAGATATATTAAGAATAAGATCAAACAGGCAGAATGGTTTATAAAAAGCATACGACAGAGGCAGCGAACATTATATCTAACTTCAAAGAGCTTAGTACAATGTCAGCTTGAATTCTTCGAGAAAGGCATAAAGTTTTTAAAACCCCTTATACTCAAAGATGTTGCACAAGACATAGGCGTTCATGAGTCCACCATAAGCCGTGTAACCACAAATAAGTATATGAGTACCCCACACGGCATTTTTGAAATGAAGTTCTTTTTCCCCACAGGAATCAGCAAAGAAGATGGAAATTCCCTTTCCACAAATGTCGTAATGAACCTCATAACAGAGATCATAGAGGGTGAAGACAAAAGGAACCCTGTGACAGACGACGAGATTGTTCCCTTGTTGAAAGAGAAACAGAATATAAAAATTGCACGGAGAACAATAGCAAAATACAGAGAGTTACTTAACATAAGCTCCTCAAGAGAGAGAAAAGCGCTGGATTGA
- the lptB gene encoding LPS export ABC transporter ATP-binding protein gives MTEHSKLFTESLSKSYNARKVVDEINLHVNTGEIVGLFGPNGAGKTTTFYMIIGFIKPDNGKILLGSEDITALPMFMRARKGITYLPQEPSVFKKMSVEDNLKSILEFNDMDREMMGHRVLELLEAFKLEQLSQNSADSLSGGERRRLEIARALMIAPRFMLLDEPFSGIDPISVSDLKKIIHGLKKRGIGILLSDHNVRDSLPICDRAYVINNGRVLLEGTPEGVAKDKIVREVYLGEEFYIDVGT, from the coding sequence ATGACAGAACATTCAAAACTTTTTACCGAGAGTTTATCCAAATCTTACAATGCCAGGAAGGTAGTTGATGAGATTAACTTACATGTAAATACAGGCGAGATAGTTGGACTATTTGGACCGAATGGTGCAGGTAAAACAACTACTTTCTATATGATTATAGGCTTTATCAAGCCAGACAACGGGAAGATATTGCTTGGTTCTGAGGATATTACTGCCCTCCCGATGTTTATGAGGGCAAGAAAGGGCATTACCTATCTCCCACAAGAACCTTCCGTTTTCAAAAAGATGAGTGTTGAGGATAATCTCAAGTCGATCCTCGAGTTTAACGACATGGACAGAGAAATGATGGGGCACAGGGTCCTGGAGCTCCTTGAGGCATTCAAGCTGGAACAGCTATCTCAAAATAGTGCAGATTCGCTCTCCGGAGGTGAGAGAAGAAGATTGGAAATAGCAAGGGCTTTAATGATTGCCCCCCGGTTTATGCTCTTAGATGAACCATTTTCTGGTATAGATCCTATATCTGTTTCTGACTTGAAAAAGATAATACATGGACTTAAAAAGAGAGGGATCGGTATACTTCTTTCGGACCACAACGTGAGAGATTCCTTACCTATATGTGACAGGGCTTATGTAATAAACAACGGCAGGGTTCTCCTTGAAGGAACCCCTGAGGGGGTGGCAAAGGATAAGATAGTGAGAGAGGTGTACTTAGGAGAGGAATTTTACATCGATGTTGGAACTTAA